A window of Macrotis lagotis isolate mMagLag1 chromosome 1, bilby.v1.9.chrom.fasta, whole genome shotgun sequence genomic DNA:
tatataaatacatacatatatatctgtttGGTAACAGTGTGCAATCATTAAGTCAATTAAGGCAGTAAgcatgttctttctctctctctctctctctttttttacatAACATTACTTAACCTGGACCAGGAGTAGATTTCAAGGTGTCTATGAACttgcatgagaaaaaaaatcatccttatGTTCACTAAcatctaattgaaatttagcatttcctctGATTTTGAATGTAGTTAGTAAAGCACTATTCTGAGAATAGGCCCCTGAGCTTCACTAGATTGCCAGAAGGGTTCATGACCCAAAACGATTAAGAACAGCCAATCAAGAAAGGCTTTATGTTGGAGGCTGTCATGAGACTCCATTCTGAAGAAGGGCAAAACATCTGGGAAATTGGGAGTCAGTTCCAGATAAGTGAGAGCTTAGGGGAAAGGCTTAGATCTGAGAAAGGTGCTAAGGACtgatattatttttgctttttgcaggTTAGCTGGCACTGGAAGAACTTGGCTGAATTGGATCAGCTCTGGATGCCCAAGTGTTTGCGTTTTAACTGGTGCATCAATTTCTCTCCAACCCCATTTGAGCAGGGAGTGTGGAAAAAGCATTATATAGAAATGGTGAAAGAACTTCACATCACTAAGCCCAAGGTAGTTAGGAATAAAAAGCAACAAACATAAAACTTCATTTTATCATTAAAGAGCTAAGAAACTACATCAAGTTGAAAGTTGttgattttcagtattttgaTGATAAAACCCAACAGTTTATAGCTTCTGATCACTTAGAGCTATTTATATTAAGCTTCCTGTCATTACTGAGAATTGAGAATTCTCAGTAATCCAGACTTTCATAAATCCCATAACCACAGCACTCTGCATTTGTCCCAGAAATAATTCTTTGATACCTGAAACTAGACCCAGCTAGGCACCTAGCTGTGGATAATTGAATCTGTGGATAATTTACAAGAAGACTTCTGGAATGAGAATTCCCACCATCATGGCAGATTGCAATTATGACTAAAACCTAACCAAATATGAATGGTTTGGTGAATTGTTCAAAGTTTTgcaactaagtatctgaggcagaattttctTTTAACCCAATACTTTTAACTAGTACCCAGTGCTGCCTatactaaaaaaagataaataatttgaaGTCAGTTGCACTTGTGGTGGTATAGAGacaatcctggaatcaggaagactcatttttgtgagtttaaatctggtctcagtcacttactagctgtgtgaccctggacaagtcacttaatcttgtttgcctcagtttcctcatctgtaaaacttgGGCAATTAGAGGctaaccactctagtatctctgccaagaaaatctcaaatggggtcatagagcattggatttatctgaaaaatgactgaaaacaaaattCAGAGCTTTTGATAATTCTGCTACCTAAGTTTGATCTTTTCACATTATCTATTCACATTATTTATGAAGATAAGGCTTGCTAAACACATTTGTAATATAAATAAGGAGAGAAAACTTTATTTAACATATTCATCAATTCAAATAACATTAACTGTTTTCTATTTATATCAGTATTTTTATGTAAACATATACTTCTAATCACAAATGTTTAATTAAAACCAGCCTAGTGGGAAGAATTATATTGTAAATAACTAGTGTTGCTCtatattccagtatcttttctctaagaatttttctaCAGTTCAACTTGTTCAATTTAAGAAggaaataagcttttattaagttcctactatgtgcgtCAGGCACTATGGGAAACATGACACAAATTTATAACAGCCTGGGGAAGTAGGTgccatcattatcctcatttcactgttgaagaagctgaggcagacaaaagttaagttCCCCCATTTAGTCTGAGTCAATGAAGTTTATCATATTTATACTTCTATATTACAATGTTGAGTCATAACATGGAAAAGGGGATgaattaggttcaaatcctacctctgacaaaTTTTCTCAAAAAGATTGTaacttatattaatttttgctccaaaacatgtattagggcttattttcaggggatGTCTTATTTTTCCCCCTTGTATAACGATCTACATTTATTCTtacataaaaatctaaaaaatattatttatttatatttaatcatatattagtgttattatttttaattccatACATTCATCTCATGTTGCAATGGATGTTCTAAATGCATCTGTGTAGCTGATGAATttaactggggcttattttggGGATAAGGCTtatatcctgaaaaaaatcatattagatTCTATTTGGGGAAAATATGGTAGTTTTGTGTCTCTGGAAAAGTCTTTATTAGCCTCAGATTGACCAAGGCAATTCTCCATTATGCTTAACACAATTACATGTTAATTTAATATAACATGGATTTGTGAACCATCCTCTTCCAGGGCTGCTGGGTGGCAAGGATAACAATAAACAACAAGAGGTGgtaccatagtggatagagagctgagcctggagtcaggaagactcccactctttgagttcaaatctattcacagctgtgtgaccctggacaaatcatttaaccctgtttgcctcagtttcctcatctgtaaaatgagctgaagaaggaaaggaccaaacctctccaatatcttgGCCAATTAAAGTCCAAATGGGGACACTACTGAAGAACTGAACACTACAGAAAAACGACAGAACTGAATTCTCTAAGATCTAAATTTCCAGGCAGTTGCAGAGTTGCAATAGTAGGAGATTTCCatagataaaattcagttttgaacCTCCCTCACAAATTGCTATTTGTAATTATTGCATTTATGTCTGTATTGCTGTAGAATCTCAACAATGCATTATTTATGTATCCTGTTTTTAGAAAAGGGGAATAATCACTTAGACAATGCCTACTCTATATAGCCAGCACTAtgctaaatgatttacaaatattatcttatttgatcctgaaaggTCAATGCTGCTATTATCCCATCttgcagttaaggaaactgaggcacacagacattaaatgatttgcccagagtcacataattaatgaatgaatgtctgaggttggatttgaacttaggtcttcctgacaccaggcccaGTGCTCTCCCCACTGCACCAAGTAGttacttctcttcctctcttttaggCAACAAACAGTCCAGGAATAATTTCGTCCTAACTCCTCAGTAACCTGTGTAGTCATCAACCAGTCCCTTGGATAACCAAAAGGAAAACTCTAAACATCTTCCTTGAGgatattatctattttttgtggttgatgagtcatttcagtcacgaCCCCTCTTAGATACATTTGCACAAAAAACTTTTCACGAAGTAGATATGTTTCCATTTGCTATATGATAATCAAagttttgaaaatcaggtaataTTTGCAAAGCCCATGGGGAACTTGCTGGTTGGAGAAAGCTTGGCACCTTTTATAATTGGGAGAGAGTGGacccctttcccccatcccagCTTTCTATTTGGTACGTTCTGATTGTATCAAGTTTTCAAAGCAGGACACACCTATAATTATTACAATAACAAATGCTAAATAGATTCTTAGAGCATTAAAGATGAACTGGAGTTATATTGTGAGGAAAGTGttatgtaaaaatttaaaatgtaatataaatatgattTGTTACTGTTGTTCTTAATCTAAATGGCCTCTAAATAGTAGCATTGCCAAGATTCAAAGCCAGGTCTACAGACTGCATTTAACTCCAGACCACACTGCTAGATAATATGCAAATGAGAACTACTCTCCCAGATTCCTCAAAGCTGAGGTCAGTAGCAGGTTGGGACAGGATTGGGAGAAGTTCAGCCCAGTCTAACAGAGACACCCATCAGAGTCCACTGTAGGagttttgaatatatatatatatatatatatatatatatatgtatatatatatatatatatatatatatatatatatatatatatatatatatatacatatatatatatatatatttttttttttaccacaaagtctttcattttttcacaACGAGGAAGGGAGAAAGTTTTTCTATTATACACCTGAGAATATCAGATATATTCTATAGAATAAAACAGAAACATCTCCTTTAAATTACAGTGAATGTTTCTGGGGGGTGGgctgaaaaaaacccaaaaatgatTTGAGGTTCTATTTCGGCTGATAATTGTTAACAATTGTTAGCTAGTGAAAATAGTGAAATGCTTTATACATTTCATTTTGGTGTGGGTATTCTTTTCAAGGGTGTccttttattgttatttctatagtacttttaaAATTGCATTCACTTTACATATAACtaatttgagcctcacaacaatcctataagATAGGTTCTAAGGGAAACTATCTCTCTTTTTATAGAAAGGGTaactaaggcagctaggtgatacaatagaTAAAAGAGTACTAGATCTGGAgacagacctgaattcaaattaaccttaaatacctactagctgtttgaccttaggcaagtcacttaagttacCTCTTTtctcttatctgttaaatgagctggagaagaaaaatggcaaatcactccaaatcttgaccaagaagaccccaaatagACATGATGGAgacaaacaaacaataacaataaaatgtagatcataataatatctatctaccTGGAAatgctgttgtgagaatcaaatgagatatttgtaaagcactctgtGCAGAATCTGGTACACATCtaaaaaatgcttattcacttctctttcctcttcctccttcccattcAAGTTTCAGAAGGATTAAGCTGTGGAGTGACATTTGAACAACTTTACTTATATCAGAGCTGCAAATGGGTCCTCTCTCTTAAAGACCAGAAAATAGGAGGAAAACTATTAAAGTTTGAGTATTTTATCCTCAAAGTGCTTAACCCCTGAGTATtctatatttttacaaaaaataattttaatttaaattaaccTAACTAATTAATATGTGGAATTAATTGTATATGGATTATGCTGGAGTTCTTTAGTGTTGGGATTGAGTGAGTTTTCTTGAATACGTTAAAAAGCTGTAGCAGTGACAGAATGTCTAATCACTGTCATTTCTTCTAGACTCCaccaaaaaatgattttatgacTACTGACATTCAGACAGCAACAGGTGACCCTACAGAGGGGAAGCAGTCCCCTTCATCTGTTCTTCATGCCTCCTGTTCATTTAGGAAGAAGGCTAACAGAGGGGAGAAGGACCTTCCACCATGGCGTTCTTCTGATAAACATCCAACTGACATCATTCGATTTAATTACCTAGACAACTGTGACCCCATTGAAGCCTGGCAGGTGTAAGAAGCTAGTATCCTTATCTCATATGCTTTTGGAAACACTGATAATAGTATGTGAGGCATTGGGAGAGATGAAAAATTAGATAATCCCTAGGAGGTAACAATCTGTATGCACCAAAGTATGATTGTAGGTACAGCTGactggctcagtggatagagggcctggtctggaatcaggaagacctaagtttaaatctagtctcagatatttatttagcagactctggacaagtcacttaaccctgttatttcctcatctgtacaatgagttggaaaaggaaatggcaaaccattccagtatttttgccaggaaaaccccaaatggggtcataaagaattggacatgactgaaataactaaacaacatgATTGTAGAATGTGATAAGACCAAAGAAAAGACCTAGGTAAACTGCTATCAGAAAATCTGAGAAAGGGGAGACACAGATATGTGCTAGAGCCAGCTTGTACCAGGCCCCCCAAGAACCCAATTGTTAAATTATCATTGTGAGCACAtacaccttggaaatcagcaGATTTTCAGATACTtgcttattgttttgttgatcatCTAGAAttgagaaagtgatggaaaaaatgttaataatgtacaTTAAACCTAAATGTGTATCTTGGATACATTTCCCTACCCATCCACCATCAGAATCAGTTGTTAAACATGTGCCCATAATCTTGAGGAGAGCTCTTTTTAGTGGGTGAGGATGGGGTGTGGATCTAGGGAAGTTTTCTGGAAGATCTGTGACTTAAAGGAACTGAAAAACTGCAACCCCTATGCAGAGGGAGTGTACTTTATGCAAGAATAATGACAATGTAGAGAAGCAAAATAAGATTAGAAAGCAATTTATGGTCTAATCAGGTTGGAGAGCATCTATGGAGACTAGGGTTAAATAAGATTGTTGAAGTCAGACTGCAGAAGATCTTAAATCCACTCTTTGCAGTGAACTGAGAAtatcacttttcttttccttaggcTTCTCAAGTGGTACTAATTCTTGAAGTCAATATATTTTCTGTCCAATCCACTCTTCCTTTATGTTGACTTGTATTTTGTTGATttaatccattttgtttttagtttaattaattatttttaatttaaaaaatgttttatttatttaaggcaatggggttaagtgacttgcccaaggtcacgcagctaggcaattattaagtgtctgagatcagatttgaactctggtcctcctgacgccagggccagtgctctatccactgtgccacctagctgcccttattaatttatatttatatttatattttacaaatacattctataatttatatatttatttattttactgatgtaattttttgttttaaaattgtcatttctGAATAAACCACTCTTCCCTCTTGCTTCTGAGTTCAACCTTGCTTTGCACCAAAGAAAAGTCATTCATCAAAACCAATCAATCCTTCAACCTACAGCATCTAATGGAGTTTGCAGTTCTCTTTTTACCTTTAGcttcaagatttttttctcttaattttagagttggaaggacccTTTAAGAGGGGTCATCTAGTCCCATTATTCCCCCCATTGGAGTAATCTTTTGTACAACATCCCTAAAAGGAGCCtaacaaatgcttgttaataACTTGTTAATAATAAATCAAGTAATTGATTAATTATAGATAGAATTGCAATAGTTAATAAAGAAATTCAGGGTAAGGGCAGCATAGTACAGGGGATAAAACACTAACTGAATTCAGAGGATCTGAGTCTGATTCCTGTCTCTGATGCCTATTAATGGTAtcagtcatttaaccttccttgatctcaatttccttttctgtaaaatgagcagataGCCTCCAGGATCTTTTCTacttctagatctatgatcctgtgattctAAGGAAGTTATATTTGAGGATCATGATATTTCTTCTGGACTCAGGATTAAAACCATTCCAGAGAAGTCCTGGGGATGAGGGGAAACctcaattcatttcatttcatctctaCTAATGCAGACAAAAATCTGGCTATATTCTCTGTCATAGTACAAGAACCCTCTCTGGGAACTCTAAATACCCATTGAAGTAGTTAACAACAATCTTGATATTTGCATATTTAGAATTTTCAGAGCACTTCCTCATCTGTTACTCATTTTATCCTTAACCCTTTGAAGTATCACCATCCTTATTTTTCAGAGGTGAAGTAACTTAGACAAAGTCACAAAGTTAATGAGCATCAGAGTTAGGACTAGAATCCAGGTGTTCTAACTTCTCACATggatttctttctgtctcctacAACAGCTTGTGTACTCCTACTTTTGACTGGGGGTGAGATTCAGCTTAATGTAGAGAAGACTTAGTAGGAGGAAAGATAGCATCATTTGAAGGCCTCCCACACAAAAGGAGAAATATACTTCTCTTGCTTGAATCCAGAAGGcagaacttgaaggaattaaTGGAAGTTTTAGGAAGGCAAATTTATATTAGATTTAAGGAAAGACTCAGTAAATCATAATTAATAGGGTAGGCATGTCAGAAATGGGGGAGTGAAATGGGAGCAATATTACAACTAGGTCTTGGGTCAATGTGAAGTCTTCAGGCTTCTTATTCTATTGTTACTGAAATAATTTGCAGATGTGATTGCTGAACCGAATCACTGTCAATGATCTTTAAAAGCTTGTAGAGAAAAGGAATAGGAGCTGAAGAAAGGCAAACATAGTCTTaactcttaaaaaaagagaagagagtacaAACTATAGTTCAGTAAACTTctatttttggaaagattttagaaTAGATttatttaagaatatgatttgtGAGCATTTAGAGAGACGCAATGATCACTAAAAGCCAAAAGGGTTAGggaatgggggcaactaggtggcacagtggatagagcatgggccctggagtcaggaggacctgagttcaaatccagccttagacacttaataattacctagctgtgtggccttgggcaaggcacttaaccccactgccttgctgtccggggtcttcttccccggaccccGGAGTGAGCTCCTCaatgggcactgcttcaggcgtccctggtttttccctcccccggggatcagcgaggagggactcaggcagacatgtcttcaggaggcatatgttttattaggtgcagagggatcccccgaatagctcagggcgctggataatatagggagttatttccgggctgccaccccaatccgccccgagggcagaacctaccacccgattggagcaagcgacacaggccaaccaggcgaagccactgctccccttaaggagccgtgtcttctctgggttggtttgacctcactcccggggaggtcctatccacccaggcggtcagggccgacccccgacaccttgcaaaaacaaaaaaaagaacataatagaCTGCCTTGGGAGCTTGATGGACTCTCCTTCCTTGAGTGTTCAAGTATAAGTCATATGACCACTTCATGGCAATAGTGTAGAGGAGATGTAGTGTGAACTAGATAAGTCCCTTCTACTTCTAAGATTCTGAGGTAGCTCTTCCAACAAAGATGTTACTACCATCTCAAGTCAAGACCCAAGAAAAATCATGatatttgctattattttcttcattttccttccatGAGTTTTTTTGCTGTTATTCTCATCCCCTAGCACAGACCTTGTACATAGTGAGTGCTTTAATGTGTGTTAAATTGAATTGCATTGAATTTGTTGACTCGTGATGAATGTTCCcatatcatttataaaaaaaaactgcacacactgcttcattttttaattttttgctagtgcttcttttctcaatttccagAAAGAAGAAAGGCAATGAACAGGTCTCAGATTTCAGTCGCCAAtcacataagaaaaataaatttccagaCAGATCCAAGCTGAGAAAAGCACAATCACTGGCAAGTATTTCTGAACGTCAATGTTTTGTCTCACAAGTACTACAGGATGCTAAACCTCTGTCTTCTCTTTGAGAACTAGAACTGTTCCATTTTTCTAATGTCAAACAATTTTCTTGACTG
This region includes:
- the FBXO16 gene encoding F-box only protein 16 isoform X1, which gives rise to MAFAPPKNLDGPKMQTKMSTWTPLNHQLLNEKIFEERRVLLGKWFDKWTDAQRRRILTGLFEQCSLSQQKFCSRQLQERIPTEAVDFTTRLPRVLSLYIFSFLDPRSLCRCAQVSWHWKNLAELDQLWMPKCLRFNWCINFSPTPFEQGVWKKHYIEMVKELHITKPKTPPKNDFMTTDIQTATGDPTEGKQSPSSVLHASCSFRKKANRGEKDLPPWRSSDKHPTDIIRFNYLDNCDPIEAWQVKKKGNEQVSDFSRQSHKKNKFPDRSKLRKAQSLASISERQCFVSQVLQDAKPLSSL
- the FBXO16 gene encoding F-box only protein 16 isoform X3, which produces MAFAPPKNLDGPKMQTKMSTWTPLNHQLLNEKIFEERRVLLGKWFDKWTDAQRRRILTGLFEQCSLSQQKFCSRQLQERIPTEAVDFTTRLPRVLSLYIFSFLDPRSLCRCAQVSWHWKNLAELDQLWMPKCLRFNWCINFSPTPFEQGVWKKHYIEMVKELHITKPKTPPKNDFMTTDIQTATGDPTEGKQSPSSVLHASCSFRKKANRGEKDLPPWRSSDKHPTDIIRFNYLDNCDPIEAWQVKKKGNEQVSDFSRQSHKKNKFPDRSKLRKAQSLKREKVNFFQEPTGTQRNLSICPSCLSLM